In one window of Meiothermus sp. DNA:
- a CDS encoding IMP dehydrogenase, producing MNYGIFDDIAQAALEKTQADLARYPYERFETYYTFADKTIIPTFLTQPVSRTQVNTRQLFHTTKGTLELFPAFGASMSMMRSRFARDVWDEGKGGVHVLPRVGLSDDERLADVRASAPALVGAALGINEKEEFLAELFAEPNLIFASIDIAHGANAAVLPVLHKIRGLGLDSGIILGNVGSIEGFAYAYWLMKLSGFRHFILKVGVGPGSVCTTRINTGVGVGQLSLLEEIRRFQSVVGYADVQIIADGGVNSSGDFVKALAYSDGVMMGKFFASGSFEDEVLIKKDGHLEGVLLYGMASSLVTEKRNFIEGSSQTLRAFHHTAQEAIARLREGLQSAMTYVNATNLTEFRGNVRFARNSAAAITEAGVH from the coding sequence GTGAACTACGGCATTTTCGACGATATCGCCCAGGCCGCCCTGGAAAAAACCCAGGCCGATCTGGCCCGGTATCCCTACGAACGCTTCGAAACTTATTACACCTTCGCCGACAAAACCATCATCCCCACCTTCCTGACCCAGCCGGTCTCGCGCACCCAGGTCAACACCCGGCAGTTGTTCCATACCACCAAGGGCACCCTGGAGCTCTTCCCCGCCTTTGGGGCCTCCATGAGCATGATGCGCAGCCGCTTCGCCCGCGACGTGTGGGACGAGGGCAAGGGGGGGGTACACGTTTTGCCCAGAGTAGGGCTATCCGACGACGAACGCCTTGCAGATGTACGGGCCAGTGCTCCCGCCCTGGTGGGGGCGGCGCTCGGTATTAACGAGAAAGAAGAATTCCTGGCCGAGCTCTTCGCGGAACCCAACCTGATTTTCGCTTCGATTGACATTGCCCACGGGGCCAATGCGGCGGTGCTGCCGGTGCTGCACAAGATACGCGGGTTGGGCCTCGACAGCGGTATCATCCTGGGCAACGTGGGCTCCATCGAGGGCTTTGCCTACGCCTACTGGCTGATGAAGCTCTCGGGCTTCCGGCACTTCATCCTCAAGGTGGGGGTGGGGCCAGGTTCGGTCTGTACCACCCGCATCAACACCGGCGTGGGGGTGGGGCAGCTTTCGTTGCTGGAAGAAATACGTCGGTTCCAGTCGGTGGTGGGCTATGCCGACGTTCAGATAATCGCCGATGGTGGGGTGAACAGCTCGGGCGACTTCGTGAAGGCCCTGGCCTACAGCGACGGGGTGATGATGGGTAAGTTCTTTGCCTCCGGCAGCTTCGAGGACGAGGTTTTGATCAAAAAAGATGGGCACCTCGAGGGCGTCTTGCTCTACGGCATGGCCTCCTCGCTGGTCACCGAAAAGCGCAACTTCATCGAGGGCTCCTCGCAGACCCTGCGGGCCTTCCACCACACCGCCCAGGAAGCCATTGCCCGCCTGCGCGAGGGCTTGCAAAGCGCCATGACCTACGTCAACGCCACCAACCTGACCGAGTTCAGGGGCAACGTGCGCTTTGCCAGGAACTCGGCGGCGGCCATCACCGAGGCCGGGGTGCACTAA
- a CDS encoding YkgJ family cysteine cluster protein, translated as MNPVYPSSFWRQECSLCGACCAAPDITALQKPLGVPCKHLDAGCACTIYPLRPQVCRNYTPDWVCGEVAPLPTLEARIRRYLGIYGLEQTDG; from the coding sequence ATGAACCCGGTTTATCCTTCTAGCTTCTGGCGCCAGGAGTGCAGCCTGTGTGGGGCCTGCTGTGCCGCTCCCGACATCACCGCCTTGCAAAAGCCCCTGGGCGTGCCCTGCAAACATCTGGACGCCGGGTGTGCGTGCACCATCTACCCATTGCGCCCGCAGGTCTGCCGCAACTACACCCCGGACTGGGTTTGTGGCGAGGTCGCGCCGTTGCCGACGCTGGAGGCAAGAATCCGGCGGTACCTGGGTATTTATGGCCTGGAGCAGACCGACGGCTGA
- a CDS encoding ABC transporter permease has protein sequence MEVLALVYRNLRARPIRSILTLLGIVVSTASMVLFLSFGEGLRKALGAELSNVGPAILVLPEGVEAISPGYPELRPDTLRQIQSVAAELGITQVIPTATFARGGFDPSSSFIFQGLPQGFGPKDLYPNAELESGSPTPGVSGAVVGGGIAQRNNLSLGKTLRLSPQVSLKVVGVLQKTGGITDSFIFVPIESVQAVLNTENYTSILVSIDPGRRAEEVARGLKEKISGVEAQTAGDVMRFAERAVRISDLVRFGISLVALVVGGLLVANTVMMSVYERIREFGLMRALGAKRGFIFGLVLLEALLLGVVGGLLGLVLGQAASGLVNWYTGREVGIALSAVTFRLASFALLVAVVLGLLAGFLPARTASRLKVVEALGRV, from the coding sequence GTGGAAGTTCTGGCACTGGTCTATCGCAACCTACGGGCGCGGCCCATTCGTAGCATTTTGACTTTGCTGGGAATTGTGGTCTCGACGGCCTCGATGGTGCTTTTTTTGTCGTTTGGAGAGGGGCTGCGCAAGGCCCTGGGGGCGGAGTTGTCCAATGTGGGGCCGGCCATTCTGGTGCTTCCCGAAGGCGTGGAGGCCATCAGCCCCGGCTACCCCGAGCTGCGCCCCGACACCTTACGGCAGATTCAATCTGTGGCGGCGGAACTGGGCATCACCCAGGTGATTCCCACGGCCACTTTTGCCCGGGGGGGCTTTGATCCCTCGAGCAGCTTCATCTTTCAGGGCCTGCCCCAGGGGTTCGGGCCCAAAGACCTCTATCCAAACGCCGAGCTCGAGTCCGGCAGCCCCACCCCCGGAGTGTCCGGTGCGGTGGTGGGTGGGGGCATTGCCCAGCGCAACAACCTTTCGCTGGGGAAGACCTTGCGGCTCAGTCCACAGGTTTCGCTCAAGGTGGTGGGGGTGCTACAGAAGACCGGTGGCATTACCGATAGCTTCATCTTTGTTCCCATAGAGTCGGTGCAGGCCGTGCTCAATACCGAAAACTACACCTCGATTCTGGTCTCCATAGACCCGGGTCGTCGGGCGGAAGAGGTGGCCCGCGGGCTTAAGGAAAAAATCTCCGGCGTGGAAGCACAAACCGCGGGTGATGTGATGCGCTTCGCCGAGCGGGCGGTGCGGATTTCCGACCTGGTGCGCTTTGGCATCAGCCTGGTGGCGCTGGTGGTGGGCGGTCTGTTGGTGGCCAACACGGTGATGATGTCGGTCTACGAGCGCATCCGCGAGTTTGGCCTGATGCGGGCTTTGGGGGCCAAGCGGGGTTTCATCTTTGGCCTGGTGCTGCTGGAAGCCTTGCTGCTGGGTGTGGTGGGAGGGTTGCTGGGCCTGGTGTTGGGGCAGGCGGCCTCGGGGCTGGTCAACTGGTACACTGGCCGTGAGGTGGGTATTGCCCTCTCGGCCGTGACCTTCCGCCTGGCCTCCTTTGCCCTGCTGGTGGCGGTGGTGCTGGGCCTGCTGGCCGGGTTTTTGCCGGCCCGCACCGCCAGCCGACTGAAGGTGGTCGAGGCGTTGGGGAGGGTTTGA
- a CDS encoding ABC transporter ATP-binding protein: protein MLEAINLHKRYHQGEIDVVAVDHFTYRFPAGLTAIVGPSGSGKTTLLNLLAGFDVPSEGEVRLDTTPLSTLSEDGRSEVRLKHMGFVFQQWNLIPTLTALENVAFPMMLAGYGFKARTDRAAHLLEAVGLGPRGSHLPSKLSGGEQQRVAIARALALNPPILFADEPTGNLDSVSGARVVELLLQQAQEGRTVILVTHDLELARKAERILHLKDGRLLRVEEFTAAAVLAHTAEQV from the coding sequence ATGCTCGAGGCCATTAACCTGCACAAGCGCTACCACCAGGGTGAGATTGACGTGGTGGCGGTGGATCATTTCACCTATCGCTTCCCCGCCGGCCTGACCGCCATTGTGGGGCCTTCGGGTTCGGGCAAGACCACCCTCCTGAATCTGCTGGCCGGCTTCGACGTGCCCAGCGAAGGTGAGGTGCGGCTCGATACCACCCCGCTTTCGACCCTCTCCGAGGATGGCCGCTCGGAAGTGCGCCTCAAGCACATGGGCTTCGTGTTTCAGCAGTGGAACCTGATTCCCACCCTGACTGCCCTGGAAAACGTGGCCTTCCCCATGATGCTGGCGGGCTACGGCTTCAAGGCGCGCACCGACCGGGCCGCCCATCTGCTGGAAGCCGTGGGATTGGGCCCGCGGGGCAGCCATCTGCCCAGCAAGCTATCGGGCGGGGAGCAGCAGCGCGTAGCCATTGCCCGCGCCCTGGCCCTGAACCCACCCATCCTGTTTGCCGACGAGCCTACCGGCAACCTCGACTCGGTTTCGGGGGCCCGGGTGGTGGAGTTGCTTTTGCAGCAGGCGCAGGAGGGCCGCACGGTAATTCTGGTCACGCACGACCTCGAGCTCGCCCGCAAGGCCGAGCGCATCCTGCACCTCAAGGATGGCAGGCTCTTGCGGGTGGAAGAGTTCACCGCAGCAGCCGTGCTGGCCCACACCGCAGAACAGGTCTAG
- a CDS encoding DUF4256 domain-containing protein → MKQQSEELLRVLKSRFEQHPHRHPGLKWADIEARLLAQPHKLASLLQMENTGGEPDVVGYDATSGALLFFDCSPESPKGRRSLCYDRAALEARKANKPAGSALEMAAAMGLELLTEEQYRALQQLGPFDTKTSSWLQTPKPIRKLGGALFGDRRYNCVFVYHNGAESYYAARGFRGCLRV, encoded by the coding sequence ATGAAACAGCAATCCGAAGAACTCCTCCGTGTGCTCAAAAGCCGTTTCGAGCAACACCCGCACCGCCACCCCGGGCTCAAGTGGGCCGATATCGAGGCCCGGCTCCTGGCCCAGCCACACAAGCTGGCCTCGCTGCTGCAAATGGAAAACACCGGCGGGGAGCCGGATGTGGTGGGCTACGACGCAACGAGCGGTGCGCTTTTGTTTTTCGACTGCTCGCCCGAAAGCCCTAAAGGCCGCCGCAGCCTCTGCTACGACCGAGCGGCCCTCGAGGCCCGCAAGGCAAACAAACCGGCGGGCTCGGCATTGGAGATGGCTGCCGCTATGGGCCTCGAGCTGCTGACCGAAGAGCAGTACCGGGCCCTGCAACAACTGGGCCCCTTCGATACCAAGACCTCGAGCTGGCTACAAACCCCCAAACCCATCCGAAAACTTGGCGGGGCCCTCTTTGGCGACCGCCGCTATAACTGCGTGTTCGTGTACCACAACGGGGCCGAGTCGTACTACGCCGCGAGGGGCTTTCGCGGCTGTTTGCGTGTGTAA
- a CDS encoding TIGR02710 family CRISPR-associated CARF protein: MEAQTRKVLILTVGQTLEPLEFSLTEHTPEGVVFVASQGSQPVAGELVRRYGDALRFHTLLLDDPEDMGEIFRKAREALRKALDWEAQVIVADITGGTKTMAAGVVLALSGQGVTFSYVGGAKRDDRGRVVSGSEQMRFLEDPTQRYGLREWEGFRRAWNQCDYRAAQEFLSELLARPLTPSEQRFYQHLKGVSEAMQDWDLFHHKTAWQNLEEHLEPALTVAEAWGHGAKVRVLQALKEAKARLRQILDKEGKPTLALLADLLANAERRAARGRFDDALARLYRAIEMAVEADILERTGVLLDDEKTFTEAYEKHLSLAKRYQEASGLREALSVASAFDGALGATNTLAQRLYADYTDKGQLGNLLTARNQSILAHGHQPVSEAHYTDLRDYLRGFGLEAAPAWPNW, translated from the coding sequence ATGGAAGCCCAAACCCGCAAAGTGCTCATCCTGACTGTGGGGCAGACCCTCGAGCCCCTGGAGTTCTCCCTCACCGAACACACCCCGGAGGGGGTAGTTTTTGTGGCCAGCCAGGGGAGCCAGCCGGTCGCGGGGGAGCTGGTGCGGCGCTATGGCGATGCACTGCGCTTTCATACCCTGCTTCTGGACGACCCCGAGGACATGGGCGAAATTTTCCGCAAGGCACGGGAGGCCCTGCGCAAAGCACTGGACTGGGAAGCCCAGGTGATCGTTGCCGACATTACCGGCGGCACCAAGACCATGGCGGCGGGTGTGGTGCTGGCGCTAAGCGGGCAGGGGGTCACCTTCAGCTACGTGGGCGGCGCCAAGCGCGACGACAGGGGGCGGGTGGTGAGCGGCTCCGAGCAGATGCGCTTCCTGGAAGACCCCACCCAGCGCTACGGCCTGCGCGAGTGGGAGGGCTTCCGGCGGGCCTGGAACCAGTGCGACTACCGCGCTGCGCAGGAGTTTTTGAGCGAGCTGCTGGCCCGGCCCCTCACCCCCTCCGAGCAGCGCTTTTACCAGCACCTCAAAGGTGTGAGCGAGGCTATGCAGGACTGGGATCTCTTCCACCACAAGACAGCCTGGCAGAACCTGGAGGAACACCTCGAGCCCGCCCTGACCGTTGCCGAGGCCTGGGGGCATGGGGCCAAGGTGCGGGTGTTGCAGGCTTTGAAGGAGGCCAAAGCCCGCCTGCGCCAAATTCTGGACAAGGAAGGCAAGCCCACCCTGGCCCTGCTGGCGGACTTGCTGGCCAACGCCGAGCGGCGGGCGGCCCGGGGGCGCTTTGACGATGCCCTGGCCCGGCTGTACCGGGCCATCGAGATGGCCGTAGAGGCCGATATCCTCGAGCGCACCGGGGTGCTGCTGGATGACGAGAAGACCTTCACCGAGGCCTACGAAAAGCATCTTTCCCTTGCCAAACGCTACCAAGAAGCGTCGGGGCTGCGCGAAGCGCTCAGTGTTGCGTCGGCTTTCGATGGGGCCCTGGGAGCGACCAACACCCTGGCCCAGCGGCTCTATGCCGATTACACCGACAAAGGCCAGCTCGGCAATCTCCTGACAGCGCGCAACCAGAGCATCCTGGCCCACGGCCATCAGCCGGTGAGCGAGGCCCACTACACCGACCTGCGGGATTATCTGCGTGGTTTTGGCCTCGAGGCCGCCCCGGCCTGGCCCAACTGGTAA
- a CDS encoding ABC transporter substrate-binding protein, whose translation MKRWFLWLFLVLGLQLSALGLAQYPRTLTDDLGRSVTLKAAPQRIVTLLPSVTETLCAMNACGRLVGVDDFSDFPEAVKRLPKVGGYFNPNLEAMVALKPDLVIVSIYGKLHESLEKAGVASFAVRAETYDDIFRTTRLLGRVLGLESQAERLVARIQQEVYAVESKAAKATTRPTVYYEIDPTPYTVGPDSFIGVLIAKARGQNIVPRELGPFPQISPELVVQKNPAIIVLTHPGAADLPRRAGWSNLAAIRNKRICAYTGEQDNLLSRPGPRVAQGLQLLVGCFHPDLR comes from the coding sequence GTGAAGAGATGGTTTTTATGGTTGTTTTTGGTTTTGGGTCTTCAGCTTTCGGCTTTGGGCTTGGCCCAGTACCCCCGCACCCTCACCGACGACCTCGGCCGCAGCGTCACCCTCAAGGCCGCACCCCAGCGCATCGTAACCCTGCTGCCCTCGGTTACCGAGACCCTTTGCGCCATGAACGCTTGTGGGCGGCTGGTGGGCGTGGACGACTTTTCCGACTTTCCCGAGGCGGTCAAGCGGCTGCCCAAGGTGGGGGGGTATTTCAACCCGAACCTCGAGGCCATGGTGGCCCTCAAGCCCGACCTGGTGATTGTTTCGATTTACGGCAAGCTGCATGAGTCGCTGGAGAAAGCCGGGGTGGCCAGCTTTGCCGTCCGGGCCGAAACCTACGACGACATCTTCCGCACCACGCGGCTTTTGGGCCGGGTGCTGGGCCTGGAGTCGCAGGCCGAGCGGCTGGTGGCCCGCATCCAGCAAGAGGTATATGCAGTCGAGAGCAAGGCCGCCAAGGCCACCACACGGCCCACCGTCTACTACGAGATAGACCCCACCCCCTACACGGTGGGCCCCGACTCCTTTATCGGGGTACTTATCGCCAAGGCCCGGGGGCAGAACATTGTGCCCAGGGAGCTGGGGCCCTTCCCCCAGATCAGCCCCGAGCTGGTGGTGCAAAAGAACCCCGCCATCATCGTGCTGACCCATCCGGGGGCTGCCGACCTGCCCAGGCGGGCGGGCTGGAGCAACCTGGCGGCCATCCGCAACAAGCGGATCTGTGCCTACACCGGCGAGCAGGACAACCTGCTCTCGCGCCCCGGCCCCCGGGTGGCCCAGGGCTTGCAACTGCTGGTGGGGTGTTTCCATCCTGACCTACGGTAG